Proteins encoded in a region of the Candidatus Poribacteria bacterium genome:
- the murD gene encoding UDP-N-acetylmuramoyl-L-alanine--D-glutamate ligase, protein MANKKVQLHGKRVTVFGLNRSGIAAAKLLQSHGAVVTLTDTRPREALSAEIAISNQQVAIGTEAISKSINNRLLTADSHFQTYFGGHPLECITDADLIVVSPGVPLDIPILCKARLRNLPILAELEIAASVCPATIVAITGTKGKSTTTLLTAAILKAGGRFPKVRVAGNIGVPLAAEVQNLTSRDIVLVEASSFQLESTVTFHPKVSVVLNLSRDHLDRHGTMSAYREAKQKISENQTAADWIVLNDSETSVKDFAALTSAEAVYFTDKGVPDNSSFSGTFREGSELFAQQNGIREKICDIVDIPVRGAHNVQNVLAAIAVGRIFGVTGAEIQEALQCFDRSHPALSHAFELVRTLDGVRFINDSKATNVAAVKAALESLADAQVLLIMGGYDKGNDYTSLCEIVQTQVKGAIMLGEYTQQIEKTLANTTKIMKAKTMAEAVQVAHKHATPGDVVLLSPANASFDMYSDYKARGTDFKEAVDAL, encoded by the coding sequence ATGGCTAACAAAAAAGTGCAATTACATGGAAAGCGTGTCACAGTTTTTGGTTTGAATCGGAGCGGGATCGCTGCAGCGAAATTACTACAGTCACACGGTGCTGTTGTTACGCTTACAGACACGCGTCCTCGTGAAGCATTATCAGCGGAAATAGCAATCAGTAATCAGCAAGTGGCAATCGGCACAGAAGCCATCAGCAAGTCCATTAACAACCGACTGCTGACGGCTGATAGCCATTTTCAAACATATTTCGGTGGGCACCCTTTGGAATGCATTACAGATGCAGACTTAATAGTGGTCTCCCCGGGTGTACCACTTGACATTCCGATCCTGTGCAAGGCGAGATTGAGAAACCTTCCAATTCTCGCAGAATTGGAAATCGCCGCGAGTGTATGTCCGGCAACGATTGTTGCCATCACTGGCACGAAAGGTAAATCAACAACGACACTCCTCACAGCTGCCATACTAAAAGCCGGTGGTAGATTTCCAAAAGTTCGCGTTGCTGGCAATATTGGTGTACCGTTAGCTGCGGAAGTTCAAAACCTTACAAGTCGAGATATAGTCCTTGTTGAAGCAAGCAGTTTTCAGTTGGAGAGCACCGTGACATTCCATCCAAAAGTTAGCGTTGTGCTTAATTTGTCTCGCGATCACTTGGATAGACACGGAACAATGTCCGCCTATCGTGAGGCAAAACAGAAAATCTCTGAAAACCAAACAGCTGCAGATTGGATAGTCCTCAATGATTCAGAAACATCTGTCAAGGATTTTGCAGCATTAACATCGGCGGAAGCGGTCTATTTTACCGACAAAGGTGTCCCCGACAACTCGTCGTTTTCAGGAACATTTAGAGAGGGTTCGGAACTTTTCGCGCAGCAGAATGGGATACGCGAAAAAATATGCGACATCGTGGACATCCCAGTCCGAGGAGCACACAACGTACAGAACGTTCTCGCCGCTATCGCTGTAGGACGGATTTTTGGTGTAACAGGGGCAGAAATCCAAGAAGCACTTCAATGTTTTGATCGGTCGCATCCCGCTTTATCCCATGCTTTTGAGTTAGTGCGAACCTTAGACGGTGTTCGATTTATAAATGACTCAAAAGCGACAAACGTAGCAGCAGTCAAAGCAGCTCTTGAATCATTAGCAGACGCTCAAGTTTTACTCATAATGGGAGGATACGACAAGGGTAATGATTATACCTCGTTGTGTGAAATCGTTCAAACTCAGGTTAAAGGGGCAATAATGCTCGGCGAGTACACGCAACAGATTGAAAAGACCCTCGCCAATACAACGAAAATAATGAAAGCGAAAACAATGGCAGAGGCTGTGCAGGTGGCACATAAACACGCGACACCCGGCGATGTCGTGCTGTTGTCCCCGGCAAATGCCAGTTTTGACATGTATTCCGATTACAAAGCAAGGGGCACCGACTTTAAAGAAGCAGTTGATGCCCTTTAA